DNA from Victivallaceae bacterium:
CAATGACTAACTTACCTCCGAACACTCCGGCAAATCCCGGTGCCAATCCGAGTTTCGAAAAAGATATGTTCGATTGTGAATTATTTACTTCGTCCGGATATTTTGCACTTAATCTATGGAATGTTTTGGACGTATTCGGAACTCTAGGATCTTCAAAAACCGATCTCAAAGGTTCATCCGCAGCTTTCAACCTCATAGGAACTCAAGCGACAGCTTATGTTCCGGGTACTACGCCGGCTAATAAAGCCCTCAATAATGCAACCGTTGAAGTATACTCCAATTACGGATTTGCCTGGAGCGTAGGCGCTCGTCGGTCGTTATGGGAAAACGGATGTGCTACTCTAGGCATACAAGCGCAGTATTCTCAAGCGAAACCCACTATTTCTCAATTAAACGTCATTTCAGCTCACGGCGAATTTCAGGTTCACGACCCTAAGGCCTATCCTTCCGCAACCATGAACAACAGTGTTTTACCGGCTACTACTACGCTTCCTTCGAGCCGAACCGTAATGAAATATAACGAATGGCAAGGGGGGATTGGTCTCTCTTACAGCGTTAACATGTTGACGCCTTATATTGCGGTCAAATGGTCCAGAGCCAATTTCAAAATGGGTGGAATGATTGTTCCTCAATATTTAACGACTACAAATATTTTGCCTAACCCTGAACTTTTAGCTGCTACACCCGGAAATAATCCGGCAGCCAATGGGGACTTCCAAGGCGTGTGCGTGAAATTAAATAATTGTAAAACCAAACGGTCGGTCGGTTTCGTATTCGGAGCGACTTTGATGCAGTGCGAGCAAGCTTGTTTAACGGGAGAGCTTCGTATGATCGATGAAAATGCCGTCTATATAAACGGACAAATTAGATTTTAAACCTTTTTTAAATCAAATATTTATCAACTCCTAGGTTAGGTATGAAAAAACTATTGTCGACTCTTATTACTCTGGTAATTATCAGCTCATGCGCTCAAGCATTACCTCTAGGGAATCCGAATGATGCCGGTTTATTACCTGACGGAATTTTATGGGAGGGATTGGAATCTTCTTGTTGTGGCCCCTGTTCAAATCCTTGCGCTTCTTGGTGTGATTCCATCAATATCAAAACCGGTTTTTACGGAGATTACGTATTTGATAGAGTTCTGAGAACTCATTCAGTGCCGAAGACCATTTCGATTCCTGCTGCCAACACTCCTAACCCTGCATACGACGTAAAAATGATGTCTTCGGAAATATCGACGCAGGCGCTTTATACTGCTCTCAATATTTGGGATCGTTTCGAAGCGTTCGGAGTATTAGGTTCTTCCGATGCTTACATAAAAGGTCCTTCGTCTGCTTTTAACCTAGTCGGCGTCATCGGAGCTGCAGCTACGACAGCTCCTAACCAATCCATTAATAACGGCACGGTAGAAATTTATACGAAATCGATTTTTTCTTGGGGACTGGGATTGAAAGGAGTTCTCTATAAATGCAATAATTTATCACTCGGAGCGGAAGTACAGTATTTTCAAGCCCATCCGGAAATAAAAGATCTTAACGTCATTTGTAATTATGCTCAATTTAAGACTACCGATCCCCTGGGTTATTTCGAAGCAACGACCTTTCCGTTACCAGCCACAGCCCCTACCCAAACGGCAAAAATCAATTATAGCGAATGGCAAGCAGGGTTGGGTTTAACTTATAAAATCGGATTTTTCGCTCCCTACACGGGAATCAAGTTCTCTCAAGCTAAATTTAAAATGCACGGTCTCCATGTTAAACAATCCGGAGATGTTCCTAATCCCGTCTTCCCGGCTACTCCGGGAGCAGCCGTTAATATGGGAAATAGAGCTTTCCAATCCGTTTCTTTAAAATTGAATAATTTACGTTCCCGAAAAGTCTGTGGTTTCGTAGTCGGAACGAGTTTAGTGGATCTCGATTGCATAGCCGTCACCGCCGAAGCCAGATTTGTCGACGAACAAGCCGTTTACGTAAGCGGTATTTTCAGATTCTAAAAAATACGCAATGGTTCATAATTGATTTGAGATGAAAGACGGGATTTAAAATCCCGTCTTTCATCTCAAATTCTCTTTTGTATTGCGGTAAATTTTTCCGTTGAATATGCTCATTTTGTTTTCGTTGCGCCCGTAGCTCAATGGTAGAGCTGTAGCCTTCCAAGCTACCGGTGTCAGTTCGATTCTGATCGGGCGCTAATGTTACCCAAGACTGAAATCCTATCTAAAGGTAGGATGCGATGTTAAAATAATGTTTAATCATAAAAGGTACAAAGCTTGGAAAATTTGAGTATATCCGTTAAAGAATTAATGGAAGCCGGAGCGCACTTCGGACACCAAAAACGTCGTTGGAATCCACGTATGAAGAGGTTCATCTTTGAAGAAAAAAGCGGTCTTTACATCATTGATTTGGCCAAGACCTTGAATCAAATTCGGATGGCACTTCCCGTAATAAAAAAAACCGTTGAAAGTCATAAGTCCATTTTATTTGTCGGCACTAAAAAGCAAGCCAAAAATGTTATTAAAGAATCTGCCGAAGCTTGCGGCGAATTCTATGTTTGTGAACGTTGGCTCGGCGGTATGTTGACGAATATGTCCACTATTCGACAGTCGATAAAAACTCTTGAAGATACGGAAAAAAAACTGTCCGCCACCGACGATAACGACTTAACAAAAAAAGAGTTGTCCCTTTTATCCAAAAAGCAGCAAAAATTGGATAGAAACCTTTCCGGTATTCGTTATATGAAAAATCGTCCCGGTTTGCTGATTGTCGTAGATCCGAGCTACGAGAGGATTGCCGTTGCTGAGGCTACGAAATTAGGCATTCCGGTTTGTGCTTTGGTCGATACCAACTGCGATCCGACACCTATTACTTACGTCATTCCTTGTAACGACGATTCCTTAAAGAGTATTAAAGTCATTATTTCGGCTATTAGGGATGTTATTACCGATACTAAGAAGCAAATGGGCATGCCGATGCAGCGTTTATCGAAAGAAAGTAATGAAACCGGTGGACCCCAGGAAGAGACTCTTCTTACAATGAAATATGAAGGGGGACAGGAATAATGGTCGCCGCTTCTATGGAATTAATTAAAGCTCTTAGAGAACGAACGGGAGTCGGATTAACCAAGTGTAAGGAAGCTCTTGAAGCTTCCGGTAATGATATTGAAGAGGCCGTTGTTTGTCTTAGAAAAATGGGTCTTGCATCTGCCGGAAAAAAAGAAAGTCGTGAAACTAAAGAAGGTTATGTGGCTTTTAAAATCGGAGATCAAGGAGCTGCATTGATAGAAGTTAATGTTGAGACGGATTTCGTTGCCACTAATGCTAAATTCCGAGAATTTGCCGAGAATTTGGCAAACGAGTTGTTGAAATCTTCACCTGCCGACGTTTCCGATTTCTTATTGCTTCCTTTTTCCGGAGATACCTCATTGACCTTGGACGAATACAAAGCCGTCTTTATGCAGAGCCTAGGAGAAAATATTCGTGTTCGTAGAATTTTAAAAGTAGAAAAGGAAAAACCTAACGTCAGTCTGGGTGTATATTCCCATTCCGACGGTCGTTCGATTTCTTTAGTCGTTCTTGAAGGTAGTGCAAACGCCGGTCAGCTAGCTAAAGACATAGCTCTTCACATAGTAGCTTGCAAACCGGATTATTTGGATGAATCCGCCGTACCGGAACAAATCATTCAAAGAGAGCGTGATGTTGCCATGACTCAAATTCAGGGCAAACCGCAAGCCGTCATAGATAAGATCCTGGCCGGCAAAATGAAAACTTTCTTTGAAGAAAGCTGTTTGTTGTGTCAAGCCTATGTTAAAGACGGAACTAAGACCATAGCTCAACTTTTGGAAGACTTTGCAAAAG
Protein-coding regions in this window:
- the rpsB gene encoding 30S ribosomal protein S2 gives rise to the protein MSISVKELMEAGAHFGHQKRRWNPRMKRFIFEEKSGLYIIDLAKTLNQIRMALPVIKKTVESHKSILFVGTKKQAKNVIKESAEACGEFYVCERWLGGMLTNMSTIRQSIKTLEDTEKKLSATDDNDLTKKELSLLSKKQQKLDRNLSGIRYMKNRPGLLIVVDPSYERIAVAEATKLGIPVCALVDTNCDPTPITYVIPCNDDSLKSIKVIISAIRDVITDTKKQMGMPMQRLSKESNETGGPQEETLLTMKYEGGQE
- the tsf gene encoding translation elongation factor Ts, whose protein sequence is MVAASMELIKALRERTGVGLTKCKEALEASGNDIEEAVVCLRKMGLASAGKKESRETKEGYVAFKIGDQGAALIEVNVETDFVATNAKFREFAENLANELLKSSPADVSDFLLLPFSGDTSLTLDEYKAVFMQSLGENIRVRRILKVEKEKPNVSLGVYSHSDGRSISLVVLEGSANAGQLAKDIALHIVACKPDYLDESAVPEQIIQRERDVAMTQIQGKPQAVIDKILAGKMKTFFEESCLLCQAYVKDGTKTIAQLLEDFAKDQGETVSINQFICWKVGE